In Prosthecochloris sp. GSB1, the following proteins share a genomic window:
- a CDS encoding FAD/NAD(P)-binding protein — translation MRTDRGYHCRITNIVTLTEQEKLFQLRIIDSVERSIFRFRPGQFLMLQVPGYGEVPISISGSTSNSEMIEFCVRRAGHVTSALFQAKEGAKVSVRGPFGSSFPMEEMKEHNVILVAGGLGIAPLRAPLLWINEHRDNYGDVHLLYGAKEPSQMLFTYQFEEWRKINHIDLHTIVELPEPGWTGKTGMITELFNDISIAPANTYAIVCGPPVMFKFVCNHLDRQGIPMNRMFVSLERRMHCGMGKCCRCMVGSTFTCVDGPVFDYWSVLNLKEAI, via the coding sequence ATGCGGACCGACAGGGGATACCATTGCCGCATCACCAACATCGTCACCCTTACGGAACAGGAAAAGCTCTTTCAGCTCAGAATCATCGATTCCGTCGAAAGAAGCATTTTCCGGTTCCGTCCCGGACAGTTCCTCATGCTCCAGGTCCCCGGATACGGGGAAGTGCCGATCTCGATTTCCGGATCAACCTCGAACAGCGAAATGATAGAGTTCTGCGTCCGCAGAGCAGGGCACGTCACCTCCGCGCTCTTTCAGGCGAAGGAAGGGGCGAAAGTCTCCGTCAGGGGGCCCTTCGGATCGTCCTTTCCGATGGAGGAGATGAAAGAACACAACGTCATTCTCGTAGCCGGAGGGCTTGGCATCGCGCCGCTCAGGGCACCGCTCTTATGGATCAACGAACACCGCGACAATTACGGCGACGTGCACCTGCTCTACGGAGCGAAGGAGCCTTCGCAGATGCTGTTCACCTACCAGTTCGAGGAGTGGCGGAAAATAAACCATATAGACCTGCACACGATCGTCGAACTTCCGGAACCGGGATGGACAGGTAAAACCGGGATGATAACCGAACTGTTCAACGACATTTCGATAGCGCCCGCAAACACCTATGCCATCGTCTGCGGGCCACCGGTCATGTTCAAGTTCGTCTGCAACCATCTCGACCGGCAGGGCATTCCCATGAACCGGATGTTCGTCTCTCTCGAACGGCGCATGCACTGCGGCATGGGCAAATGCTGCCGCTGCATGGTAGGATCGACCTTCACCTGTGTGGACGGACCGGTTTTCGACTACTGGTCGGTTCTCAACCTCAAAGAAGCGATATAG
- a CDS encoding NADH:ubiquinone oxidoreductase yields MRHLGFSNEKLKIGSFDFTCCEGCQLQLANRESTLPAFLELLDIRNFREISSERHDDYDIALVEGSISREDEIERLKTIRKNAKILIAYGSCACFGGVNSLKNRIPTQEAVREVYGEHRVDTMPVRKINDVVKVDFSIPGCPVSKEEVERIVVSIATGSMTGLPKYPVCVECKQRLNTCLFDLGEICLGPITRAGCDAVCTSGKTACLGCRGPADDINFLSFMQLVADKGLSHEELEEKLGFYNCFEAFRNDEN; encoded by the coding sequence GTGCGACATCTTGGATTTTCCAATGAAAAACTGAAAATCGGCTCGTTCGATTTCACCTGCTGCGAAGGATGCCAGCTTCAACTCGCCAACAGGGAATCCACCCTTCCGGCGTTTCTCGAACTGCTCGACATCCGCAACTTTCGCGAGATATCTTCCGAACGGCACGATGACTACGACATCGCGCTCGTCGAGGGAAGCATCAGCCGCGAAGACGAAATCGAACGACTGAAAACCATCAGGAAAAATGCGAAAATCCTGATCGCTTACGGCTCCTGCGCTTGTTTCGGCGGAGTCAACAGTCTGAAAAACCGCATTCCGACGCAAGAGGCTGTTCGTGAAGTGTATGGTGAGCACCGGGTAGATACCATGCCGGTACGCAAGATCAACGATGTCGTCAAGGTCGACTTTTCCATTCCCGGTTGCCCCGTTTCAAAGGAGGAGGTCGAACGTATTGTCGTCAGCATCGCCACCGGCTCGATGACCGGCCTGCCGAAATACCCTGTCTGCGTGGAATGCAAGCAACGGCTGAACACCTGTCTGTTCGATCTCGGCGAGATATGCCTGGGACCGATCACGAGAGCGGGTTGCGACGCTGTCTGCACAAGCGGCAAGACGGCCTGCCTGGGTTGCCGGGGACCCGCGGACGACATCAATTTTCTTTCGTTCATGCAGCTTGTCGCCGATAAAGGCCTCAGCCATGAAGAACTCGAGGAAAAACTTGGATTTTACAACTGTTTCGAGGCTTTTCGCAATGACGAAAATTGA
- a CDS encoding Ni/Fe hydrogenase subunit alpha — MTKIDCSIDVHHLTRVEGHGNIHITIRDGELIDATWAVVETPRFFEVMVKGMSAERVPFLTSRICGICSISHALASIRALERAMEIDPPSAARKLRLLAMHGETLQSHALHIFFLALPDFVSTPNLLPLIRTDPELVQAGLRLKEAGNAISELVTGRCTHPVSLVLGGLSKAPEHKALEALRSKLESVLPDLDRTREFCTTLSLPDFTRETEFVSLQNGETYPAIGGDLVSTDGVRNDENDYLAMTNEYKPDFTTTKFTRLSRKSFAAGALARFNNNAHLLHHSAGETARIFGLDAVNHNPFMNNIAQLVECYHIVNDALSLIDELLDDSLGDIRTGYEKKAGEATGAVEAPRGILYHHMQLDDAGRVTKADCIIPTTQNNANIHHDLAALAKHALSEAKNDTEIRQLCETLVRSYDPCISCSVH; from the coding sequence ATGACGAAAATTGACTGTTCTATCGATGTCCATCACCTGACGAGGGTCGAGGGGCACGGCAATATTCACATCACCATCCGCGACGGCGAGCTGATCGATGCGACTTGGGCCGTTGTCGAAACGCCGCGGTTTTTCGAAGTCATGGTCAAGGGCATGAGTGCCGAGCGGGTGCCGTTTCTCACATCGAGAATCTGCGGCATCTGTTCCATCAGTCATGCCCTCGCGAGCATAAGGGCTCTGGAACGGGCTATGGAAATAGATCCTCCCTCTGCCGCGCGAAAACTGCGCCTGCTCGCCATGCACGGCGAAACCCTGCAGAGCCACGCGCTGCATATCTTTTTTCTCGCACTGCCCGATTTCGTCTCCACGCCCAACCTTCTGCCGCTCATCCGCACGGATCCGGAACTGGTGCAGGCCGGCCTGCGCCTCAAGGAGGCGGGAAACGCCATCAGCGAACTCGTGACCGGACGATGCACGCATCCGGTCAGCCTGGTCCTCGGAGGGCTCAGCAAAGCGCCGGAGCACAAAGCGCTCGAAGCACTCCGCTCGAAGCTCGAAAGCGTACTGCCCGATCTCGACCGGACAAGGGAATTCTGCACGACGCTCTCCCTGCCGGATTTCACGAGGGAAACAGAGTTCGTCTCCCTGCAGAACGGCGAAACCTATCCGGCGATCGGCGGCGACCTGGTCTCGACGGACGGCGTGCGAAACGATGAAAACGACTACCTTGCGATGACGAACGAATACAAGCCGGATTTCACGACAACCAAGTTCACCCGCCTGAGCAGGAAGTCCTTCGCCGCCGGAGCGCTCGCCAGGTTCAACAACAACGCTCACCTGCTGCACCACTCCGCCGGGGAAACAGCGAGAATTTTCGGTCTCGACGCGGTAAACCACAACCCGTTCATGAACAACATCGCCCAACTCGTCGAGTGTTACCATATTGTAAACGACGCCTTGAGCCTTATCGATGAACTGCTCGACGACAGCCTTGGCGACATCAGGACGGGTTACGAGAAAAAGGCAGGCGAGGCCACCGGGGCCGTAGAGGCGCCGAGAGGCATCCTCTATCACCACATGCAGCTCGATGACGCGGGCAGGGTCACAAAGGCCGACTGCATCATCCCCACAACCCAGAACAACGCCAACATCCATCACGACCTCGCCGCGCTGGCGAAGCATGCCCTTTCAGAAGCGAAAAACGACACGGAAATCCGTCAGCTCTGCGAAACGCTCGTGCGGTCGTACGATCCGTGCATATCCTGCTCGGTCCACTGA
- a CDS encoding DUF4349 domain-containing protein gives MKATSFFFLVMFPLLVLSACGGDGSRSVGMDEAAPALPGTAPERMRVAKNLTSAPSSVEASYGGGETAGEVRVESPKIIREGQITFETFDLGKTRSLIDTLLQRHESYLSSDEQYKFDDRIEQRLVLRVPADNFGALLADLEQNVERFDSKRVSARDVTEEYIDVSQRLRVKRETEKRYLEVLSKAKNVSDILEAERYIGQVRSEIESLEGRLQYLENRIGFSTLTISFYQLKPEVLGFSSQFGVAWSNGWNNFMLFLLGAVSLWPFLMAGFLLIGLIYLLGSLRR, from the coding sequence ATGAAAGCAACGTCCTTTTTTTTTCTTGTTATGTTTCCTCTGCTCGTTCTTTCGGCCTGCGGAGGGGACGGCTCCCGTTCCGTCGGGATGGATGAAGCCGCGCCCGCTCTTCCGGGAACGGCTCCCGAGCGCATGCGGGTCGCCAAAAACCTCACGTCGGCGCCGTCGTCTGTCGAGGCTTCGTACGGGGGCGGGGAGACCGCCGGTGAGGTGCGGGTCGAGAGTCCGAAAATCATTCGCGAGGGACAGATCACCTTCGAAACCTTCGACTTGGGCAAAACCCGTTCGCTGATCGATACGCTGCTGCAGCGCCACGAGAGTTATCTTTCATCTGACGAGCAGTACAAGTTCGACGACCGGATCGAGCAGCGCCTGGTGCTGCGTGTTCCGGCCGACAATTTCGGCGCGCTGCTTGCGGACCTCGAACAGAACGTCGAACGTTTCGACAGTAAAAGGGTGTCGGCTCGTGACGTGACCGAGGAGTACATCGACGTTTCCCAGAGGCTCAGGGTGAAGAGGGAAACCGAAAAACGATATCTCGAAGTGTTGTCGAAAGCGAAGAACGTGAGCGACATTCTGGAGGCGGAGCGTTATATCGGCCAGGTCCGCTCCGAGATCGAGTCGCTCGAGGGGCGGTTGCAATACCTCGAAAATCGCATAGGATTCAGCACGCTTACCATTTCCTTCTACCAGCTCAAACCCGAAGTGCTCGGGTTCTCTTCCCAGTTCGGCGTTGCCTGGAGCAACGGGTGGAACAACTTCATGCTCTTTCTGCTCGGCGCGGTTTCGCTCTGGCCGTTCCTCATGGCGGGTTTCCTCCTGATCGGTCTGATCTACCTCCTCGGCAGTCTCCGGCGATAA
- a CDS encoding FKBP-type peptidyl-prolyl cis-trans isomerase, which yields MPEAKSGDKVKVHYTGKLDDGSVFDTSAERQPLEFTIGEGAVIPGFERAVIGLQPGESTETTIASTDAYGPRSEELVTEVKREQLPADLDVSIGQQLQVGMANGQTAVVLVTDVTETGIMIDANHPLAGMDLTFSIELVEIV from the coding sequence ATGCCTGAGGCAAAAAGCGGAGACAAGGTCAAGGTTCATTATACCGGGAAACTCGACGACGGAAGCGTATTCGATACATCCGCCGAGCGTCAGCCCTTGGAATTCACCATTGGAGAAGGCGCGGTCATTCCCGGTTTCGAACGTGCCGTCATCGGGCTTCAGCCGGGTGAATCGACCGAAACCACCATTGCCTCCACTGACGCGTATGGTCCCCGCAGCGAGGAGCTCGTCACCGAAGTGAAGCGTGAGCAGCTTCCTGCCGATCTTGACGTCAGCATCGGTCAGCAGCTACAGGTTGGCATGGCCAACGGTCAGACGGCTGTCGTGCTCGTCACTGACGTGACTGAAACAGGGATCATGATCGACGCGAATCATCCTCTGGCAGGAATGGATCTCACGTTTTCGATCGAACTGGTCGAAATCGTCTGA
- a CDS encoding mechanosensitive ion channel family protein: MIESIKAIIREDPSRVFLVLVALLFGLLLYGIANALLKRGIVGIRLPKGVSTVELGRLYAPARVLFVLFLFVLFRQFMTLPGVILSAASHLLSIGFIVASAWLAIRVIAAAGAVIVNRRELERSDNLEARKLATHLDLSRKVLNVIIVVMAVAGVLMTFDTVRQVGVSMLASAGVAGIILGFAAQKSIATLVAGIQIAITQPIRIDDVVIVENEWGRVEEITLTYVVVRIWDERRLIVPVNHFIEKPFQNWTRTSARLVGSVYIHADYAVDIDAVRRELERIVAATPLWDKRVVNLQVTGASEKSIELRALVSAANSSDTWDLRCLVRESLLRFLQRNYPESLPKVRFEGPPGPA, encoded by the coding sequence ATGATTGAATCGATCAAGGCTATCATCCGGGAAGATCCCTCGAGGGTTTTCCTCGTTCTGGTTGCGCTTCTTTTCGGGCTCCTGCTCTACGGTATCGCCAATGCGCTGCTCAAACGCGGTATTGTCGGCATCCGTCTCCCGAAAGGAGTGAGCACGGTTGAGCTTGGCCGTCTCTACGCGCCGGCAAGGGTCCTTTTCGTCCTTTTCCTTTTTGTGCTGTTCAGGCAGTTCATGACGCTTCCCGGGGTGATTCTTTCCGCGGCCTCGCATCTGCTGTCCATCGGCTTCATCGTTGCATCGGCATGGCTTGCGATCCGGGTGATTGCGGCGGCGGGAGCCGTTATCGTCAACCGGCGGGAACTCGAACGGTCGGATAATCTCGAAGCCCGCAAGCTCGCCACGCATCTCGATCTTTCACGAAAGGTGCTCAACGTGATCATTGTGGTTATGGCCGTGGCAGGAGTGCTCATGACTTTCGATACCGTTCGCCAGGTGGGCGTCAGCATGCTGGCTTCGGCGGGCGTCGCCGGCATCATTCTGGGGTTCGCCGCGCAGAAAAGCATCGCTACGCTGGTTGCGGGCATCCAGATCGCGATCACGCAGCCGATCCGCATCGACGACGTGGTCATCGTCGAGAACGAATGGGGACGGGTGGAGGAGATTACCCTGACCTACGTGGTCGTCCGGATCTGGGACGAACGCCGCCTGATCGTGCCGGTCAACCATTTTATCGAAAAACCTTTCCAGAACTGGACGCGCACTTCCGCCAGACTTGTCGGAAGCGTTTATATCCATGCCGATTATGCCGTCGATATCGATGCCGTTCGCAGGGAACTCGAGCGGATCGTCGCGGCCACGCCTCTCTGGGACAAGCGAGTCGTCAATCTCCAGGTGACAGGGGCGAGCGAGAAAAGCATTGAACTCCGCGCGCTCGTCAGCGCCGCGAATTCCTCTGATACCTGGGACCTTCGCTGTCTGGTGCGCGAGAGCCTTTTGCGGTTCCTGCAGCGCAACTACCCCGAATCGTTGCCGAAAGTCCGTTTCGAAGGTCCCCCCGGCCCGGCCTGA
- a CDS encoding protoporphyrinogen/coproporphyrinogen oxidase, with the protein MKSDVVIVGGGISGLSLAYYCARAGMKTTLLEKNPGVGGSFHSHHYRTENSDFWMELGAHTCYNSYQNLLDIVDACGMTDSIIPREKVPFSLFVDGEVKSVMSGINMLEALKSVPNLFSLKKDGLTVREYYSKIAGAKNYEATLRHFFNAVPSQLTDDFPAEMIFKSRPKRKAVLKNYTFRGGLQSVAKGIAKSKGINVFTGQEVTGIESFEGRYAVTTKAGVTYSSTMLGLAVPSAAASRLLQTIEPGMAGHLGKLQAASVDSVAVAVRKSDLALKPVAALISPNDIFFSAVSRDTVPDDTWRGFSFHFRPGIDEERRIGRICEVLGIDRSKIAHRFDARNTVPSLRLGHGEWHEKMKDMLEGKSVLLSGNYFGGMAIEDCVSRSLAESERAARL; encoded by the coding sequence ATGAAAAGTGATGTCGTGATTGTCGGGGGAGGTATAAGCGGGCTCAGCCTTGCCTATTACTGCGCCAGGGCAGGCATGAAAACCACGCTCCTCGAAAAGAACCCGGGCGTCGGCGGCTCGTTCCATTCCCACCATTACCGGACCGAAAACAGCGATTTCTGGATGGAGCTGGGAGCGCATACCTGCTACAATTCCTACCAGAACCTGCTCGACATCGTCGATGCGTGCGGAATGACCGACAGCATCATACCGAGAGAGAAAGTCCCGTTTTCGCTGTTCGTGGACGGAGAGGTGAAATCCGTCATGTCCGGGATCAATATGCTCGAAGCCCTGAAATCCGTGCCGAACCTCTTTTCGCTGAAAAAGGACGGGCTCACCGTCAGGGAATATTATTCGAAAATTGCCGGAGCAAAGAACTACGAGGCCACCCTCCGCCATTTCTTCAACGCGGTGCCATCCCAGCTGACGGACGATTTTCCGGCTGAAATGATTTTCAAGTCGCGCCCGAAGCGCAAGGCGGTGCTCAAGAACTATACCTTCAGGGGCGGTCTGCAGTCCGTGGCGAAAGGTATCGCGAAAAGCAAGGGCATCAACGTCTTTACCGGCCAGGAAGTCACCGGGATAGAGTCGTTCGAGGGCCGCTACGCCGTTACGACCAAGGCGGGCGTCACCTATTCTTCCACGATGCTCGGTCTCGCGGTGCCCTCGGCGGCCGCTTCGCGCCTATTGCAGACCATCGAGCCCGGCATGGCGGGACATCTCGGCAAACTTCAGGCCGCGAGCGTCGATTCCGTCGCGGTCGCCGTAAGAAAGAGCGACCTTGCGCTCAAACCGGTGGCTGCGCTTATTTCTCCGAACGACATCTTTTTCTCGGCGGTGTCGCGCGACACGGTTCCTGACGACACCTGGCGGGGGTTCAGTTTTCATTTCAGGCCCGGCATCGACGAGGAACGCAGGATCGGGCGTATTTGCGAGGTGCTCGGCATCGACCGCTCGAAGATCGCCCACAGGTTCGACGCGCGCAACACGGTTCCTTCCCTGCGTCTCGGCCACGGGGAGTGGCATGAAAAGATGAAGGACATGCTCGAGGGCAAAAGCGTTCTGCTCAGCGGCAACTACTTCGGCGGCATGGCGATAGAGGATTGCGTCTCCCGTTCTCTTGCCGAATCCGAGAGAGCCGCGCGTCTCTGA
- a CDS encoding gamma carbonic anhydrase family protein produces MATVLPYRGMHPKVHESVFLADGARIVGDVTIGEDSSVWFNTVIRGDVCPITIGSRTSVQDNATLHVTHDTGPLYIGSDVTIGHAAVLHACTVKDHVLIGMGAVLLDDCVVEPYSIVAAGALVRQGFTVPSGMLVAGVPAKVMRPVTDGERRTIEESPENYVRYVQGYRDGGYEGRA; encoded by the coding sequence ATGGCGACAGTTCTGCCCTACAGGGGTATGCATCCGAAAGTGCACGAATCGGTTTTCCTGGCGGACGGCGCGCGGATCGTCGGCGATGTTACCATCGGGGAGGATTCGAGCGTTTGGTTCAACACGGTTATCCGGGGCGACGTTTGCCCCATAACGATCGGTTCCAGAACGAGCGTGCAGGACAACGCGACGCTGCATGTCACGCACGACACCGGGCCGCTCTATATCGGCAGCGATGTCACCATCGGGCACGCCGCCGTCCTGCATGCCTGCACGGTGAAGGACCATGTGCTCATAGGAATGGGTGCGGTACTGCTCGACGACTGCGTGGTCGAGCCCTATTCGATCGTGGCTGCAGGCGCTCTCGTCCGGCAGGGCTTCACCGTGCCTTCGGGCATGCTGGTGGCCGGCGTCCCGGCGAAAGTCATGCGTCCGGTCACCGACGGGGAACGCCGGACGATCGAAGAGTCTCCGGAAAACTATGTCCGCTACGTGCAGGGCTACAGGGACGGAGGCTACGAGGGAAGGGCGTAG
- the lptB gene encoding LPS export ABC transporter ATP-binding protein, translating to MAINGNGSTFSCDGLKKIYNKREVVRSSTLKVKQGEIVGLLGPNGAGKTTTFYMIVGLVKADAGHVFLDERDITGLPMYRRARLGIGYLPQEASVFRKMTVEDNILAVLEFTALSKKDRVDRMEKMLEELNITRIRKSMGYALSGGERRRTEIARALALDPKFILLDEPFAGVDPIAVEDIQEIVEGLVKRNIGVLITDHNVHETLSITNHAYLLFDGTIFMQGTPEEIAENPEARKHYLGEKFTLDRY from the coding sequence ATGGCAATCAACGGTAACGGTTCGACGTTCAGTTGCGACGGGCTGAAAAAAATTTACAACAAGCGTGAGGTCGTGCGCAGCTCGACGCTCAAAGTGAAGCAGGGCGAAATCGTCGGCCTGCTGGGTCCGAACGGCGCCGGCAAAACCACGACGTTCTACATGATCGTTGGCCTGGTCAAGGCTGACGCCGGGCACGTCTTCCTCGACGAGCGCGACATCACCGGCCTGCCGATGTATCGCAGGGCAAGGCTCGGGATAGGCTACCTCCCTCAGGAAGCATCGGTCTTCAGGAAAATGACCGTCGAGGACAACATTCTCGCGGTGCTGGAATTCACGGCCCTTTCGAAAAAGGACCGGGTCGACAGGATGGAAAAAATGCTCGAGGAACTCAACATCACGCGCATCCGGAAAAGCATGGGCTACGCCCTTTCCGGCGGCGAACGGCGGCGAACGGAAATCGCCCGCGCCCTGGCGCTCGACCCGAAGTTCATCCTGCTCGACGAACCCTTCGCCGGCGTGGACCCCATAGCCGTGGAAGACATACAGGAGATCGTCGAGGGACTCGTCAAGCGGAACATCGGCGTGCTGATCACCGACCACAACGTGCACGAGACCCTTTCGATCACCAACCATGCCTACCTGCTCTTCGACGGTACGATCTTCATGCAGGGAACCCCTGAAGAGATCGCCGAAAACCCGGAAGCCAGAAAACACTACCTTGGAGAAAAGTTCACCCTCGACCGCTATTGA
- a CDS encoding B12-binding domain-containing radical SAM protein has protein sequence MNALLLYPEFPDTFWSFKHALKFIRKQASLPPLGLLTVASMLPGQWNRRLVDLNVSKLSRKDLEWADIAFVSAMGVQKASAQQIIARCRQAGLTIVAGGPLFTSEPECFPEVDHLVLNEAELTLPAFLEDLVNGTPETVYRSSKFPDIRTTPAPQWELLDVQQYASMAIQFSRGCPYRCDFCNVTTLFGHRIRTKSSDQIINELEGLRRRGWKDSVFFVDDNFIAHKSYLKNDLLPSLIEWQRSKKITTKFYTECSINIADDPELMDLMVGAGFNQVFIGIETPDSIALEACGKQHNTSRDMLENIKRIQRAGLEVQGGFIVGFDTDTPSIFQKQIEFIQNSGIVTAMVGLLQALPGTKLYDRMREEGRITSSSSGDNVDSTTNIIPKMDLDILRNGYREMMNHLYSPKNYYKRIKTLLEEYRPPKFKSRIRPGQLLAFARSMLVLGIIEKERLQYWKMLTWTFFKHQRSMPLAVTLAIYGHHFRKVCALHLKKEIDNPAATA, from the coding sequence ATGAACGCTCTCCTTCTCTACCCTGAATTTCCCGATACCTTCTGGAGTTTCAAACACGCCCTGAAATTCATACGAAAACAGGCCTCGCTTCCGCCCCTCGGGCTTCTGACTGTCGCATCGATGCTCCCCGGGCAATGGAATCGCAGGCTGGTCGATCTCAACGTATCCAAGCTTTCCCGCAAGGACCTCGAATGGGCCGACATCGCTTTCGTCAGCGCCATGGGAGTGCAGAAAGCATCCGCACAGCAGATCATCGCGCGATGCAGGCAAGCCGGTCTTACCATCGTTGCCGGCGGACCGCTTTTCACTTCCGAACCTGAATGCTTTCCGGAGGTGGACCATCTGGTACTCAACGAAGCGGAACTGACCCTCCCCGCGTTTCTCGAAGACCTCGTGAACGGAACTCCCGAAACGGTATACCGTTCGAGTAAATTTCCCGATATACGCACAACCCCCGCACCGCAATGGGAACTGCTCGACGTACAGCAATACGCCTCGATGGCCATACAGTTTTCCAGAGGCTGCCCCTACCGTTGCGATTTCTGCAACGTCACGACTCTGTTCGGACACCGGATACGCACCAAGAGCAGCGACCAGATCATCAACGAACTCGAAGGCCTGCGGCGAAGGGGCTGGAAAGACAGCGTCTTTTTCGTCGACGACAATTTCATCGCCCATAAATCCTACCTGAAAAACGACCTGCTGCCCTCGCTCATCGAATGGCAGCGATCGAAGAAGATCACAACCAAGTTCTACACCGAATGCTCCATCAACATCGCCGATGATCCGGAGCTCATGGACCTGATGGTAGGCGCAGGGTTCAACCAGGTTTTCATCGGCATCGAAACGCCCGACAGCATCGCGCTGGAAGCCTGCGGAAAACAGCACAACACGTCGCGCGACATGCTTGAAAACATCAAGCGCATCCAACGGGCGGGACTGGAAGTACAAGGCGGATTCATCGTGGGTTTCGACACCGATACCCCTTCGATTTTCCAGAAACAGATCGAGTTCATCCAGAACAGCGGAATCGTCACCGCCATGGTCGGCCTGCTGCAGGCGCTCCCTGGCACGAAGCTCTACGACCGGATGCGCGAAGAGGGACGAATCACCAGCAGTTCGAGCGGAGACAATGTCGACAGCACCACGAACATCATTCCGAAAATGGACCTCGACATCCTTCGCAACGGCTACCGGGAGATGATGAACCACCTCTACTCGCCGAAAAACTACTACAAAAGGATCAAGACCCTGCTGGAAGAATACCGGCCGCCAAAATTCAAGTCACGCATTCGTCCCGGACAGCTTCTGGCTTTTGCCCGATCGATGCTGGTTCTCGGCATCATCGAAAAAGAGCGGCTCCAGTACTGGAAAATGCTCACATGGACATTCTTCAAACACCAGCGTTCCATGCCGCTCGCCGTCACGCTGGCCATCTACGGGCATCACTTCCGCAAGGTCTGCGCCCTGCACCTGAAAAAAGAGATCGACAACCCCGCCGCGACGGCATAG
- a CDS encoding HD domain-containing protein, with amino-acid sequence MISENFLFRSEGGFIRIPVWGHIPLNRPLKKVLEHPAFLRLKGIRQLSFSQQVYPGANHTRFEHSIGVYHLMKLIMQRILTNPLAESLQSGDLTFDDHTCRLLLAAALLHDIGHYPHAHLLEEQAPVWRGAPVFAAHESLIDRFLFEPAEGFAPLSAVLEDEWRVNPAEVAGIITGRTERFGKLISGTLDPDKMDYLMRDAHHCNIPYGSIDIERLIESFVPDPGMRRFAITEKGIAPLESLLFTKYMMMRNVYWHHTSRTFSVMLQRMLQDAIDEGAVAPDTLRGLFYDNSDDRVLHELERRLPESAAGSSGMLRRILRRKLYKRALTLTPYLNGAGEPVGWMFDYTNNPLRRKRKEIELCALLNRRCGKDLRGDEILIDPPSPKDVFDYADLRELRVFPTRGEYLENAAAAVGGRFIRFDDFGESVFRSDFILAFERYTKKFRIVCREDLCESIEDRREEIMEVLRTGDESAGSPR; translated from the coding sequence ATGATTTCCGAAAATTTTCTTTTCCGCTCGGAGGGCGGTTTTATAAGGATTCCCGTCTGGGGGCACATTCCCCTCAACAGGCCGCTGAAGAAGGTGCTCGAACATCCCGCTTTTTTGCGCCTCAAGGGTATTCGCCAGCTTTCTTTTTCCCAGCAGGTCTATCCCGGAGCGAACCATACGCGTTTCGAACATTCCATAGGCGTCTATCACCTTATGAAGCTCATCATGCAGCGGATTCTCACCAATCCGCTGGCTGAAAGTCTCCAGAGCGGCGATCTCACGTTCGACGACCACACCTGCAGGCTCTTGCTGGCAGCCGCGCTTCTCCATGACATCGGTCACTATCCGCACGCCCATCTTCTCGAGGAACAGGCTCCCGTCTGGCGGGGGGCGCCTGTGTTCGCCGCCCACGAATCGTTGATCGACAGGTTCCTTTTCGAGCCCGCCGAGGGGTTCGCTCCGCTTTCGGCGGTCCTCGAGGATGAATGGCGGGTCAATCCCGCCGAAGTGGCGGGTATCATTACGGGGAGAACGGAGCGCTTCGGGAAGCTGATCAGCGGAACGCTCGATCCGGACAAGATGGATTATCTGATGCGCGATGCGCATCACTGCAACATTCCTTACGGCAGCATCGATATCGAGCGTTTGATCGAATCGTTCGTGCCCGATCCCGGTATGAGGCGTTTTGCGATAACCGAAAAGGGGATTGCTCCCCTGGAAAGCCTGCTTTTCACGAAGTACATGATGATGCGTAACGTCTACTGGCATCATACCAGCAGGACGTTTTCGGTGATGCTGCAAAGGATGCTCCAGGACGCCATAGACGAGGGCGCGGTAGCTCCGGACACGCTGAGGGGATTGTTCTACGACAATTCCGACGACCGGGTGCTGCACGAGCTGGAGCGCCGGCTGCCTGAAAGCGCCGCCGGTTCGTCCGGCATGCTGCGCCGGATCTTGCGCCGCAAGCTCTACAAGCGTGCCCTGACGCTGACGCCTTACCTGAACGGTGCGGGAGAGCCGGTCGGATGGATGTTCGATTACACCAACAATCCTCTCCGCAGGAAAAGGAAGGAGATCGAGCTGTGCGCCCTTCTCAACCGGCGCTGCGGCAAGGATCTTCGCGGTGATGAAATCCTGATCGACCCGCCTTCCCCGAAGGATGTTTTCGACTATGCCGACCTTCGCGAGTTGCGCGTCTTTCCGACGCGCGGAGAATATCTCGAAAACGCCGCGGCCGCTGTCGGCGGGCGGTTTATCCGTTTCGACGATTTCGGGGAATCGGTGTTTCGCTCCGACTTCATCCTTGCATTTGAGCGTTACACCAAAAAATTCAGAATCGTCTGCCGTGAAGACCTTTGCGAATCGATCGAAGACAGGCGGGAGGAGATCATGGAGGTCCTGCGGACGGGGGATGAATCGGCCGGCAGTCCACGATAG